The following are encoded together in the Mesoaciditoga lauensis cd-1655R = DSM 25116 genome:
- a CDS encoding DEAD/DEAH box helicase family protein, which produces MQIKAIQFSKQAILDLKTLDASVSSGIKRITNQLSQQDFSGIKKIKKSNPPLFRARVQNLRVFFDYYDGEIRILSVLKRNERTYKNIPLPSFFREFQNVSLDALECEDVDYLSESYYEYDGLPKYRLTSENLPSQEEIEAFIESKYQFFPVLDREQEEFISMVMNNPKVLWSIRGAAGSGKSLVMMELAMNIANFKGEKVLIFVPNRRLVERYMDFLTRVNEEKILDPRDISFNNSIEKFLNDEQHKILVSDIYTFMQSIAKMKKFSPQDIKEALKERMKYSNNKKLKNADMEIVYELVNYFMIKNKKISMKNNLFAEYRDLYENLSKELNADKYKALKRKINKADHSDLIDLATKKIEKITVPHSRKFHIFIDEVQDFSEDEFQFLFELYEKLNKKEDVNFTFCGDTNQAVRLNGFEFGKMMRIISSHGFNVKKKDFKKNYRTSRLISQAANYLVKEVFFDVFKKENGKKIENIVDPNTVIFRGARPRIAVSSTKTIKEAFSTISGFKSNEKPILIVEDASLKRLFPKGLNASDAVINISPSECKGLEFDKITLLDLLPNKPSHYNVSRLYTSLTRARFDAFLIEPLEKFDSLSYKEKIKGFFDIIKTEDPDELVKIIMESKSILTFSEKVSLIENKMDSNAIEEELIIKEINDIVKESSWIGTIERLCFKFFDKIKTKIEDDTEKLYSHICQLTTFSNYELKAIRENYFEHPFESVKFWKKAGNVREAKRVIDKYTQSKPLETIKASTFIDYQEKIEEVKERYSGYDYLIKRLMNQYKKDPQMNNNIAVMLALKKEISEAQDAVIQLTHVVRED; this is translated from the coding sequence ATGCAGATCAAAGCAATACAATTTTCGAAGCAGGCGATCTTGGACTTAAAGACGCTAGATGCCAGCGTAAGCAGCGGAATAAAGAGAATTACCAATCAATTATCCCAACAGGATTTTTCGGGAATAAAGAAGATAAAAAAGTCGAATCCACCTCTTTTTCGCGCAAGAGTTCAAAATTTAAGGGTGTTTTTTGACTACTATGACGGCGAAATAAGGATTTTGTCCGTTTTAAAAAGAAACGAAAGGACTTACAAGAACATCCCTCTTCCATCTTTCTTCAGAGAGTTTCAAAATGTTTCTTTGGATGCTTTAGAATGCGAAGATGTTGATTATCTCTCCGAATCTTATTATGAATACGACGGTTTGCCAAAATACAGGTTGACAAGTGAGAATTTGCCATCACAGGAAGAAATCGAGGCCTTTATAGAATCAAAATATCAGTTTTTCCCAGTTTTAGATCGAGAACAAGAAGAATTCATAAGCATGGTTATGAACAATCCCAAGGTTCTTTGGTCCATAAGGGGAGCGGCTGGAAGTGGCAAAAGTCTTGTGATGATGGAGTTGGCCATGAATATTGCCAATTTTAAAGGCGAAAAAGTCTTGATATTCGTTCCGAACAGAAGATTAGTTGAAAGATACATGGATTTTCTCACACGTGTAAATGAAGAAAAAATCTTGGATCCAAGGGACATATCGTTCAACAACTCCATAGAAAAATTCCTCAACGATGAACAACATAAAATTCTTGTTTCCGACATTTACACTTTCATGCAAAGCATAGCCAAAATGAAAAAATTTTCCCCTCAAGATATCAAAGAGGCACTAAAAGAAAGGATGAAATATTCAAACAACAAGAAGTTGAAAAATGCGGATATGGAGATCGTATACGAGCTTGTGAACTACTTTATGATCAAGAACAAAAAAATTTCGATGAAAAACAACCTTTTTGCAGAATACAGGGATCTGTATGAGAATTTAAGCAAAGAGCTGAACGCTGACAAATACAAGGCTCTTAAAAGGAAAATCAACAAAGCAGATCATAGCGATCTGATAGATCTTGCGACGAAAAAAATTGAGAAAATTACCGTCCCCCACAGCAGAAAATTTCACATTTTCATAGATGAGGTTCAAGATTTTTCTGAAGATGAGTTCCAATTTTTATTCGAACTCTATGAAAAATTGAACAAAAAAGAAGATGTGAACTTTACCTTTTGCGGCGATACAAATCAAGCCGTTCGATTAAACGGCTTTGAGTTTGGAAAGATGATGAGAATAATTTCTTCGCACGGATTCAACGTAAAAAAGAAAGATTTCAAAAAAAATTACAGGACAAGTCGCCTTATATCTCAAGCAGCCAATTATCTGGTTAAAGAAGTTTTTTTCGATGTCTTCAAAAAAGAAAACGGAAAGAAGATAGAAAACATAGTGGATCCGAACACCGTTATCTTCAGAGGTGCACGACCTAGAATAGCGGTGAGCTCAACGAAAACCATAAAAGAGGCCTTTTCAACGATAAGTGGCTTTAAATCCAATGAGAAACCTATTCTCATAGTTGAAGATGCATCTTTAAAAAGATTGTTCCCAAAAGGTCTGAACGCTAGCGATGCGGTCATAAACATATCACCTTCAGAGTGCAAGGGATTGGAATTTGACAAAATCACCCTTTTAGATCTTCTCCCAAACAAACCATCACATTACAACGTTTCTCGTTTATATACCTCTTTAACGCGCGCAAGGTTTGATGCCTTTTTGATAGAACCGCTTGAGAAATTTGACTCCTTATCGTATAAAGAAAAGATAAAAGGTTTCTTTGATATCATCAAAACAGAAGATCCTGATGAACTCGTTAAGATCATCATGGAATCTAAATCTATTTTGACATTTAGTGAAAAAGTATCACTAATCGAAAACAAAATGGATTCCAACGCTATAGAAGAAGAACTGATTATAAAAGAGATAAATGACATCGTAAAAGAGTCTAGTTGGATTGGAACAATTGAAAGGTTGTGCTTCAAATTCTTCGATAAGATCAAGACCAAGATTGAAGATGATACGGAAAAATTGTACTCGCACATATGCCAGCTTACCACCTTTTCTAATTACGAATTAAAAGCAATTAGAGAAAACTATTTTGAACATCCTTTTGAGTCTGTCAAATTTTGGAAGAAAGCTGGAAACGTCAGGGAAGCAAAAAGAGTGATAGACAAATACACGCAATCCAAGCCTCTCGAAACTATAAAAGCGAGCACTTTTATTGATTATCAAGAAAAAATAGAAGAGGTAAAAGAAAGGTATTCTGGATACGATTACCTG